TGCGTCTCCGCGTCTCTGCGGTTTAGTCCAGCCCGCTACTTGCGAACGGGCGGCAACTGTGGCATATTTCGAGTTTCCGTTCTGGGAGCCGGTTTCACGCTGGGGAGAGTTCTTCGCCCATGCAGATTTGGCCAGCCATCGACTTGCGCGGCGGCAAATGCGTCCGCCTTCAACAGGGGGACTATGGCCGGGAAACCGTGTTTGCTGAAAACCCCGCCGACATGGCCCGACAGTTGGTCGAGGCCGGCGCCGAGTGTTTGCACGTGGTCGATTTGGACGGGGCGCGAGAAGGCAAGCCGCTGAATTTGGAGAGCATTCGGGCGATTGCCGGGGCGGTGGAAGTGCCGTGGGAACTGGGGGGCGGGATTCGAGATGAGGCCACGATTCGCTCGCTCATAGACGACGTGGGGTTGGCCCGGCTGGTCATCGGCACGCGGGCCGTAGAGGAACCCGAATGGTTCCGGAAAATGGCGCAGGAGTTTCCCGGCAAGCTGGTGTTGGGAATCGACGCGCGGGAGGGGCTGGTCGCGACAGACGGCTGGCTGAAAACGAGTGGCAAGTCGGCGATCGATTTTGCCAAGCAGTTCGAAGAGGAACCACTGGCGGCGATTATTTACACGGATATTGCGCGCGACGGAATGTTGGACGGGCCCAACGTGGAAGGGAATCGGGCGATGAAGGAAGCGGTGCGTTTGCCGGTGGTGGCATCCGGAGGAGTGACCAGCGCGGCGGACATCGCGGCGCTGGCGAAAATTCCGATGGCGGGTTGCATTATCGGGCGGGCTTTGTACGAAGGGAAAATGACACTTGGGGAGGCGTTGGCGGCGGCGCAAGGGCAAGGCTTGAAGGTGTAAGGGGACGGAGCGCGTCTAAAAGTCTAAAAGTCGAAAGGTCTAAAATTCTAGGCAGTCGGAGAACAATCGGACTCTTTGACTGTTCCACTTTTCGACTCTTCGACTCTTCGACTTTTCGACTTTCTTGATTCCTCTCACTTTTCACCACAACTCTCATGGCGAAGTACAACGTAGCAGATATTC
The sequence above is drawn from the Pirellulales bacterium genome and encodes:
- the hisA gene encoding 1-(5-phosphoribosyl)-5-[(5-phosphoribosylamino)methylideneamino]imidazole-4-carboxamide isomerase, whose translation is MQIWPAIDLRGGKCVRLQQGDYGRETVFAENPADMARQLVEAGAECLHVVDLDGAREGKPLNLESIRAIAGAVEVPWELGGGIRDEATIRSLIDDVGLARLVIGTRAVEEPEWFRKMAQEFPGKLVLGIDAREGLVATDGWLKTSGKSAIDFAKQFEEEPLAAIIYTDIARDGMLDGPNVEGNRAMKEAVRLPVVASGGVTSAADIAALAKIPMAGCIIGRALYEGKMTLGEALAAAQGQGLKV